The Molothrus ater isolate BHLD 08-10-18 breed brown headed cowbird chromosome 9, BPBGC_Mater_1.1, whole genome shotgun sequence genome includes a region encoding these proteins:
- the C9H1orf52 gene encoding UPF0690 protein C1orf52 homolog isoform X1: MAAEGEDPLGYFAAYGSSSSDSEPEEPQPDERPAGAAAASGGTPGRPRLPPPDELFRRVSQPPAFLYNPLNKEIDWESRVLRAPEEPPREFKVWRSNAVPPPETYSPPEKPPPPAPTLDMAIKWSNIYEDNGDDAPRQAGKAKFLPDEEQEALESGEALESDGEKEEEPSSAKKRKVESGEQAKKKKKKV; encoded by the exons ATGGCGGCGGAGGGGGAGGACCCGCTGGGCTATTTCGCGGCCTACGGCAGCTCCAGCTCCGACTCGGAGCCCGAAGAGCCGCAGCCCGACGAGCGCCCGGCGGGAGCGGCAGCTGCCTCGGGGGGCAccccggggcggccgcggctgCCGCCGCCCGACGAGCTCTTCCGTCGGGTGTCGCAGCCGCCCGCCTTCCTCTACAACCCGCTCAACAAGGAGATCGACTGGGAGAGCCGCGTCCTGCGGGCGCCCGAGGAG CCCCCCAGGGAGTTCAAGGTGTGGAGGAGCAACGCCGTGCCCCCCCCGGAGACCTACAGCCCGCCCGAgaagccgccgccgccggcccccACCCTCGACATGGCCATCAAGTGGTCCAACATCTACGAGGACAATGGCGACGACGCTCCCCGCCAGGCCGGCAAAGCCAAGTTCCTGCCGGACGAGGAGCAGGAGGCCCTGGAGTCGGGTGAGGCCCTGGAGTCGG atggtgaaaaagaagaggaaCCATCTTCTGCTAAGAAACGTAAAGTAGAGTCTGGAGAACAggcaaagaagaagaagaagaaggtaTAA
- the C9H1orf52 gene encoding UPF0690 protein C1orf52 homolog isoform X2, which translates to MAAEGEDPLGYFAAYGSSSSDSEPEEPQPDERPAGAAAASGGTPGRPRLPPPDELFRRVSQPPAFLYNPLNKEIDWESRVLRAPEEPPREFKVWRSNAVPPPETYSPPEKPPPPAPTLDMAIKWSNIYEDNGDDAPRQAGKAKFLPDEEQEALESDGEKEEEPSSAKKRKVESGEQAKKKKKKV; encoded by the exons ATGGCGGCGGAGGGGGAGGACCCGCTGGGCTATTTCGCGGCCTACGGCAGCTCCAGCTCCGACTCGGAGCCCGAAGAGCCGCAGCCCGACGAGCGCCCGGCGGGAGCGGCAGCTGCCTCGGGGGGCAccccggggcggccgcggctgCCGCCGCCCGACGAGCTCTTCCGTCGGGTGTCGCAGCCGCCCGCCTTCCTCTACAACCCGCTCAACAAGGAGATCGACTGGGAGAGCCGCGTCCTGCGGGCGCCCGAGGAG CCCCCCAGGGAGTTCAAGGTGTGGAGGAGCAACGCCGTGCCCCCCCCGGAGACCTACAGCCCGCCCGAgaagccgccgccgccggcccccACCCTCGACATGGCCATCAAGTGGTCCAACATCTACGAGGACAATGGCGACGACGCTCCCCGCCAGGCCGGCAAAGCCAAGTTCCTGCCGGACGAGGAGCAGGAGGCCCTGGAGTCGG atggtgaaaaagaagaggaaCCATCTTCTGCTAAGAAACGTAAAGTAGAGTCTGGAGAACAggcaaagaagaagaagaagaaggtaTAA